From Leptospira venezuelensis, a single genomic window includes:
- a CDS encoding histidine phosphatase family protein: MKKSVCLIRHPHVSSEYGGRYLGRKEVPLSKEKVQEIDKINEKIQEKFLKGKIYLSPAKQCRDFFESLEFQNESQPEIKEELRELDFGDWEGKSFSEIAEINLEGLKKFADFSPSFRFPKGESLHEFQSRAEVFKEYILSSSDPNILILAQGGILSILLCSFLNIPASFYTKFKLSPSTLVYVDIFKNGQAVLTDLIRTSSTRRCEWPS; the protein is encoded by the coding sequence CTGAATATGGGGGAAGATATTTGGGAAGAAAGGAAGTTCCTCTCTCCAAAGAAAAAGTTCAGGAGATCGATAAAATAAATGAAAAAATCCAAGAAAAATTCTTAAAAGGTAAAATATATTTAAGCCCCGCAAAACAATGTAGAGATTTTTTCGAATCATTAGAATTTCAGAATGAATCTCAACCAGAGATTAAAGAAGAGTTACGAGAGTTGGACTTTGGAGATTGGGAAGGCAAATCATTCTCGGAAATTGCAGAAATAAATTTAGAAGGTTTGAAAAAATTCGCAGACTTCTCCCCGTCATTTCGATTTCCCAAAGGAGAAAGTTTACATGAATTCCAATCAAGGGCAGAGGTTTTCAAAGAGTATATTCTCTCTTCTTCGGATCCAAATATCTTAATTCTAGCGCAAGGAGGAATTCTCTCCATTTTACTTTGTTCATTTTTAAATATCCCAGCGTCATTCTATACAAAATTCAAACTGTCTCCATCTACCCTTGTTTACGTAGATATATTCAAAAATGGTCAGGCTGTTTTAACAGATCTAATTAGAACTTCTTCCACAAGGAGATGTGAATGGCCGAGTTAA
- the cobU gene encoding bifunctional adenosylcobinamide kinase/adenosylcobinamide-phosphate guanylyltransferase → MAELILITGGCRSGKSRFALEKANLSKEKKFFLATCPRIDSEMDERIQRHQQERSGWITIEEEIELSTALDSIPPKSIVLIDCLSLWINNLMFKANKENRNLTQDQIEDVCSKLGKHILGSKLKVVFLVTNEVGMGLVPENKEGRLYRDLLGICNQTFASFANRVYFLVSGISIPIKPASEICL, encoded by the coding sequence ATGGCCGAGTTAATTTTAATTACAGGCGGATGCAGGAGTGGGAAAAGTAGATTCGCGTTAGAAAAGGCAAACCTTTCAAAAGAGAAAAAGTTTTTTTTGGCAACTTGCCCACGCATAGATTCAGAAATGGATGAAAGAATACAAAGACACCAGCAAGAAAGATCAGGCTGGATCACAATCGAAGAAGAAATAGAACTTTCTACTGCATTAGATTCTATTCCTCCCAAATCAATTGTGTTAATCGATTGTTTAAGTCTTTGGATTAATAATCTAATGTTTAAAGCAAATAAAGAAAACAGAAACCTTACTCAAGATCAAATCGAAGATGTTTGTTCAAAATTAGGAAAACATATACTGGGTTCGAAATTGAAAGTTGTGTTTTTGGTCACGAACGAAGTCGGAATGGGACTTGTTCCGGAAAATAAAGAAGGGCGATTGTACAGGGATCTATTAGGGATCTGTAATCAAACATTTGCCTCTTTCGCGAATAGAGTATATTTCTTAGTTAGTGGAATTTCAATCCCGATCAAACCAGCTTCGGAGATCTGCTTATGA
- a CDS encoding cobyric acid synthase, giving the protein MKSDQISPHGGNLYKMANIAGVNPSEILDFSSNLNPLGFPDWIRPLINSKISDLIHYPDPNYTDARISLEKNWNIPKEEIVLGNGASELIRIIPKIKKFDLAVIAQPSYIDYKKSIELAELQIQEIVLQKDSNFELNYEELIRILQINSAKQILIILGHPNNPTGRLLNREKILNIASEFKNSFFVIDESFVDFCSDDVSFRNYRSENLAVLWSLTKILALPGLRIGLLLIESEIASRILELLPSWSVNSLSASIIEKFGEDHGFLLKTNEKLLEWKSIFIKELEELKIFRVYNTNANFILLECLELKYNISELEYLLLKDFKIGIRNCNNFKGFDNYYIRIAIKTPEENDRLIQAFRTIFKNTLKSPKTKKAKPALMLQGTASNVGKSILATAFCRIFTQDGFRVAPFKSQNMALNSFVTHEGAEIGRAQALQAQACKIRADYRMNPILLKPSSEKDSQVILNGKPIEAMDFRDYMKFKLSAFNEVKKSYDSLSDEFDMLVLEGAGGVSEVNLKDKDIVNMRMAEYAKAKVLLAGNIDHGGVFGSFVGAMETMSEWERKLVSGFLINRFRGIKSLLDPGIKYLEETTRKNVFGVIPFLNDLRLPEEDSLEFKSGSLSDTSPLGNRIDIVLIDTPRISNHTDLDSLRIEPDVRVRIAQRKEEIGNPDVLILPGSKNVITDLNYLKQSGISEIILNFHKERKTEIIGICGGYQMLGESVHDPFQIESNLGSAEGLNLIGVKTILEKEKLLKQTEGIHLLSGKKVSGYEIHHGNTKEISAKSIFQNNLGESLGHQGISERVWGTYLHGVFDEDEFRRSFLDKIRIRKGMSPLNEIQARYELETNLDRLADEVRNSVNMPEIYRILGLK; this is encoded by the coding sequence ATGAAATCGGACCAAATTAGTCCACATGGGGGCAATCTATATAAGATGGCAAATATTGCGGGAGTCAATCCTTCGGAAATTTTAGATTTCTCCTCTAATCTAAATCCACTCGGTTTTCCAGATTGGATTCGCCCATTGATTAATTCCAAAATAAGTGATCTAATACATTATCCGGATCCAAATTATACGGATGCAAGAATCTCTTTAGAGAAAAATTGGAACATTCCAAAGGAAGAAATCGTCTTGGGAAATGGTGCGTCTGAACTTATTCGCATAATTCCAAAGATCAAAAAGTTTGATCTCGCTGTAATCGCCCAGCCTTCTTATATCGACTATAAAAAAAGTATAGAATTAGCTGAACTTCAAATCCAAGAAATTGTTCTGCAAAAAGATTCTAACTTTGAATTGAACTATGAGGAACTAATCCGGATTTTACAGATAAACTCAGCAAAACAAATATTAATTATACTAGGACATCCAAATAACCCGACAGGAAGATTATTAAATAGAGAAAAGATCCTAAACATAGCTTCTGAATTTAAAAATTCTTTTTTCGTAATAGATGAATCCTTTGTAGATTTTTGCTCTGATGATGTTTCCTTTAGAAATTATAGATCCGAAAATCTCGCCGTTCTCTGGTCCTTAACTAAAATTTTAGCGCTTCCCGGACTTAGAATAGGATTACTATTAATAGAATCCGAGATTGCATCCAGAATTTTAGAACTTCTTCCCAGTTGGTCAGTAAATAGTTTAAGTGCTTCTATTATCGAAAAATTTGGAGAAGACCATGGGTTTTTATTAAAAACAAATGAAAAACTGTTAGAGTGGAAGAGCATATTCATAAAAGAATTAGAAGAACTAAAAATTTTTCGGGTTTATAATACTAATGCGAATTTCATTCTTTTGGAATGTTTAGAACTTAAATATAATATTTCAGAATTAGAATATCTTCTTCTTAAAGATTTCAAAATTGGGATCAGAAACTGCAACAATTTCAAAGGATTCGATAATTATTATATACGAATCGCGATCAAAACTCCCGAAGAAAACGATAGGCTTATACAAGCATTTCGAACTATATTTAAAAATACTCTCAAATCTCCTAAAACAAAAAAAGCAAAGCCCGCACTTATGCTCCAAGGCACAGCCTCCAATGTCGGAAAAAGTATTTTAGCGACCGCATTCTGTAGGATCTTTACCCAAGACGGTTTCAGAGTTGCACCATTTAAGTCCCAAAATATGGCGCTAAACTCCTTTGTGACTCATGAAGGTGCAGAGATAGGCAGAGCACAAGCATTACAAGCTCAAGCTTGCAAGATCAGAGCGGATTACAGAATGAATCCTATCCTTCTAAAACCTTCTAGCGAAAAAGATTCACAAGTTATCCTGAATGGAAAACCAATAGAGGCAATGGATTTCAGAGATTACATGAAATTCAAGTTAAGTGCTTTTAACGAGGTGAAAAAATCGTATGATTCTCTTTCGGATGAATTCGATATGCTAGTTTTAGAAGGAGCCGGAGGAGTCTCTGAAGTCAATTTAAAGGATAAAGACATTGTAAATATGAGAATGGCAGAATATGCCAAGGCAAAAGTACTATTGGCAGGCAATATAGATCATGGAGGAGTATTCGGCTCTTTCGTCGGCGCAATGGAAACAATGTCCGAATGGGAAAGGAAACTAGTTTCTGGTTTTCTAATAAACCGATTCAGAGGGATAAAAAGTCTACTCGATCCTGGTATCAAATACTTAGAAGAAACCACTCGCAAAAATGTATTCGGCGTTATTCCATTCCTAAACGATCTCAGGCTGCCCGAAGAAGATTCACTAGAATTCAAATCGGGAAGTTTGAGTGATACTTCTCCATTAGGAAACAGGATAGATATTGTCTTAATCGATACACCCAGGATCTCCAATCATACGGATCTCGATTCTCTTAGAATTGAACCAGATGTTAGAGTCAGGATTGCACAAAGAAAGGAAGAGATTGGAAACCCAGACGTTTTAATTCTTCCGGGAAGTAAAAACGTAATCACAGATCTAAACTATCTGAAACAATCAGGGATTTCAGAAATCATTTTAAATTTCCATAAAGAAAGAAAAACAGAAATTATAGGCATTTGTGGAGGTTACCAAATGTTGGGAGAATCCGTACACGATCCATTCCAAATCGAAAGTAATTTAGGTTCCGCAGAAGGCTTAAACTTGATTGGAGTTAAAACAATATTAGAAAAAGAGAAATTACTGAAACAAACAGAAGGTATCCATCTTCTTTCTGGGAAAAAAGTATCCGGATATGAAATACACCATGGAAATACGAAAGAGATATCCGCAAAATCTATCTTCCAAAATAACTTAGGCGAAAGTTTAGGTCATCAAGGAATTTCGGAAAGAGTCTGGGGAACATACTTACACGGAGTATTCGACGAAGACGAGTTTAGAAGATCCTTTTTAGATAAAATCCGAATTAGAAAAGGAATGAGTCCGTTAAACGAAATTCAGGCGAGGTATGAATTAGAAACGAATTTAGATCGTTTAGCGGATGAAGTAAGAAATTCAGTAAATATGCCTGAAATTTATCGGATTTTAGGATTGAAATGA